A window of Sphingomonas adhaesiva contains these coding sequences:
- a CDS encoding GNAT family N-acetyltransferase, whose protein sequence is MATGIQVKATLRRMTPADLPAAHDLSREVKWPHRIEDWEMMLALGEGQVAEIDDRIVGSALTWQFGADGDASRAATIGMVIVTPDAQGMGIGRRLMEALLERHPGRSVMLNATEEGLPLYEKLGFERLGTIVQHQGAAFRVPVAELIPGERVRPLGTKDDETLFALARAATGMDRRALLEAILPGAQGVMLTRENEPVGFALFRRFGRGYLIGPVVAPDVGGAKVLISHWLGSNAGAFCRMDVPETSGLAEWLEDLGLPQVGRVVTMVRGPAPATDPATRLFSLTTQALG, encoded by the coding sequence ATGGCCACCGGCATACAGGTGAAGGCGACGCTACGCCGGATGACCCCGGCCGATCTTCCCGCCGCGCACGATCTGTCGCGCGAGGTCAAATGGCCCCACCGGATCGAGGATTGGGAGATGATGCTCGCGCTGGGCGAGGGGCAGGTGGCGGAGATCGACGACCGCATCGTCGGATCGGCCCTCACCTGGCAATTCGGCGCGGACGGCGATGCGTCGCGCGCCGCCACGATCGGCATGGTCATCGTCACCCCCGATGCGCAGGGCATGGGCATCGGCCGCCGCCTGATGGAGGCGCTGCTGGAGCGGCATCCCGGCCGCAGCGTCATGCTGAATGCGACCGAGGAAGGGCTGCCGCTCTACGAGAAGCTCGGCTTCGAGCGGCTCGGCACCATCGTCCAGCATCAGGGCGCGGCGTTCCGCGTGCCGGTTGCCGAGCTGATCCCCGGCGAGCGCGTCCGCCCGCTCGGCACCAAGGATGACGAGACGCTGTTCGCGCTCGCCCGCGCCGCGACCGGCATGGACCGGCGCGCGCTGCTGGAGGCGATCCTGCCCGGCGCGCAGGGCGTGATGCTGACGCGCGAGAACGAGCCGGTCGGCTTCGCGCTCTTCCGCCGCTTCGGTCGCGGCTATCTGATCGGCCCGGTCGTCGCCCCCGACGTCGGCGGTGCGAAGGTGCTGATCTCGCACTGGCTCGGCTCCAACGCGGGCGCCTTCTGCCGGATGGACGTGCCCGAGACCAGCGGGCTGGCGGAGTGGCTGGAGGATCTGGGCCTGCCGCAGGTCGGCCGCGTGGTCACGATGGTCCGCGGGCCGGCGCCGGCGACCGATCCCGCCACCCGTCTCTTCTCCCTCACCACACAGGCGCTCGGATGA